Genomic segment of Coturnix japonica isolate 7356 chromosome 24, Coturnix japonica 2.1, whole genome shotgun sequence:
GGTTTGCTGGTATCTAATAAGAAACACTATTTCCTCTGAATTATTACTGACATAATTCTGAGTGCAGCAATGCCAAAGGCTCACTGTGCAGTGAGAGGTGTTAGCACTGACTGCAACCCACAAATCAATCTCCAGTCAGTCACCCAGAAGAGCACCCAATGGGACTCTGAGCAGATGGATGTGGATCTAAGCAAGCTCCCCATAAAAGCTCCTTatgggaaacaaaatatttgagaagAACAAATTTCAGGTGGCTGCAGGAGGTCTCACACCTTAAAAATACATCCCAGAGCAAGTCATCTGGCTTTGACTGAAGGTTCTTTAATTCCTATGGTAGATggatggaaagaagaaaaaacacttaTTAGAATCAAAGTTTGCTGTGGTACTTTAAATAGAGAGTTTGAGTGGGTCTACAACAGCAGCACTccattttattatcattatatCCTGCTTTACCAGGAGAAGAGCAACCTGAACGTGCACATTTGGCTGTCTCAATAGCCAGAAACAAGCAGTTAGAGGAAATGAGTAATTAATATCCTCAGAATCCTCAATGGAGACCAGAGAGCTTTTCAGTCTGGGAGCCCAGGAGGGAACAGAACCTTCACTGCTGCAGACACCAGGCAAGGGATAAAATAACACAACTATCAACGTCTACAAACATGTTTAAATGCCTTCTAGACATCCTAATAGTATGCGTGGGTGAGaatgtgtgcctgtgtgtgtgtgcttacCCTCCTAAAATGAAATGCCTGTCTGAAGCCAGACCCCTGGGAAGGTTTAGGTTCACAGGAAATCTTCTGCACAAATCTGTCTCTGTCGcaagtaaaacaaacagaaaacttgaGTCTCAGCTTACAGGCCTGGAAGCATCCTCTGTGGTGCACACACTGCTTTGAAACGCTGTCACTTTAACAGCAAATATTGCTGCACATTGTCTGTAAGTGCTATTAGTTCAAAGCCTTTTCCCCTGCCCTGACCTCTGAAAGGCTGGTGAAATAGAAATTACTCCTCTGGAGCACATGGATTCTTCTTAAATGTTAATATACTTTAATTATACATATAATACATCTCTCTGTATTTTCCAGGTCATTAAACCTCGGGGAAGAAAAATTTTCCAACACAACTCTGTTCCAGTTCCtaattaaagcaatttttacACCTTCCTGTGACACGCTGCTAAGGACGATTTATGATGGTGGCAAACAGCAGGAGGGCAATGCCAGAGTTAACAGCTGGGCTTATTGCAGTCACTTCTAAGATGTACTCATGTCATCAAGCAGCCGCTATGCACCAATAAAGACTGAGAACCCACAAGTCTACTATCTTTTCAGTGTTAAATGCAACCCTGCAAAAATACCCAAAGGcctaaaggaaaaaacaagaacagaccACAAACAGCCTGTTCAGCTGAATTAACAGGGAGAATCTCATTTGCACTAGTGGAGATGACATGTGAATCCCACCCATCAATGATGGGTCACCAGCAAGGCAGGTGATGACCATAAAGCAAGAAGTAATGTGCTGAAACCACATGGAGCAGAGAGATGGGAGGCCTTGCTCCATAGGAGTACACAGCTAAAACTGAGCACCACATAGTATACAATACAGGTACTCATGTCATAACCAGAGATATTTGTGAATATGAAGCCAAATCCAGCAAAATTACCTCCCATAGCACCAGTACACAGCAAAACCCAGGGcaggttttgtggtttttacTACACATTTCCATCTTTTAAATAGGAATGAGATGAGTGGGGGAATTGCcatttaatgtttcattttctaaaataaatatttttttcctctgcaaatgaGTGGAATAAATGAAGACAttacagcctgcagctgctcatgACTGCCAAGATGCTGAAAATTATCGTGCCCACAGAAGTGCTGAGGGAATGAACAATCCCTCCCACTCCAAAGGCAGCGAGCAGGCTTCGTTTAACAGCAGGGATGGAagatgagagctgtgctgcctggctcCTAAACACAGGTCAGGAGGTAATCCCATGTTCCTGTTGTTGTAGCTGACCCATGCATggactgctctgtgctgaaataCCTTAAACCAccccaggcagctccagcacaagGCAGCTGGGCAGGCTTTCCCATTTTTGGGTTCTTTGCAACCcatcacaggaggaaaaagcaatgCATAGAGACCTTTGCAGGTATCCTTCCTTTCATTGGAATCTATTattaaatcaaagcaaaaaagacAAATCAGCCAGAAGATGACAACCCACTCAAATGGCTTTGTTGATAACCAGCACAAGCAGAACTGAACTGCTCTTTGCAATACCCCTCACTCTAAAGACACCACAGGAAAATGCAATTGCAGACACAACCACAGGGAtcactgagaagcagcagtttgctgtggctggaagggctgcaggcagcaaaccaccctgctgagctgcagcagcattcCTGGCAGCTGATGCCTCAGGCGGAAATGATCCTGGTTCAAATACTTCCTTTATCACTGATAACACACTCCTACCACTTGCAATGCCAGGGCTTAACAGATAAGGAGGAGAGGATCTTCCAGGCACCTTAATCCAGTCTTGTTCTGACAgggctttatttttagaaggcAGCTACTCATAAACACAACCACATCAAGACGGTGCTGTCTGAGGGGCAAGCTTATGCTAAAGGCAAGATAGCTGCAGCAACAGGAATGTGCATGGCAGCACTATCTCTGCCATAGCAATGTACTATCTCTGCCATAGCAATGTGCTCTTCAGTGAGCAAACAGTATCATCTGGAAAGTGCAGAGTTCATCATGTCTCCATATTCCATTACTAGAACTTCAAGTGAAGATAACCTCTGTTTTATCCAAGCACAATGTCTTTACTTCTGGCAGGAAGATACTAACAGAACGCCTTATCACTATTTCTCCTGACCACATTAATGGCACAGacatggatttgaagggtggacaAGGAACTGGCTGAATGGCTCCATGCCCAGAGCATTGTGCCCATAGGAGCCTAACAAGGTTCAAGAAGGCCAAGTGTTGCACTTTGTGTTGATAGGGGCTATGGcagtgagtccagaggaggatGTCTCTGAAGAAAAGCATCCCCAAATGTATCTTTATGTTAGCACAGTGCTAGGATGAGAACAAATCTGTCTTTATACATCTCAGAGAGttaatttaaaaccatctcATGAGGTGAAATGCCAAGATATTAATACCAATTGCAGCATGAGACCATATTACAAGTGACATAAATGTTACAAAACAATCTGAAGTTCGGCCAGGCTGTTAATAGACAGCATTACACAATTACTGGCACAGCCAGATAATACTGCATTTCTACTATGCacatttttaacagcaaataGATTCTGAAAGGAGTCTACACCCACTACCCCCTCAGATGCAACTTGGTAACTCGCTATTAGGTGCCAAGCTGTCAGTTACAAATCAGTGCAGCCTACAAAGGAGCTACCGACGAAAGCCACTCGATTAAAATGTATGAGTCCCATACAAACCTATTTTTAAGCCTGTAAACTAATACTGCTGTTGTATTAATGGCTTTCATTTATTCTGCCTTTCTCCTATGAAGGCAATACTGTAATGCcttatttgttcatttctcaggagcaaagctctgctcttcagatatttttatctgtattaTAGAGTTATTACACTGCAGGAATCTTGCTTAGAAATAGGCAGGTAGGGCCTGATTTGTTGTCTTTGAGCACATCTGGCCTCAGGTACACAAACAGCTGTGTGTATTTGGCTGAGCAAGGCTTTGGTTCTGCATAGATAGCTGTGATGGTTTTCCAGAGGCAGCTGAGCACCTCTGGATGCTGTTATCACCGTGcccccctctgctgctgcccatacagacacacagcaaacagagcaggGCCCAATAGGGCTGAGCAAACAGGAGGAAttttagagatggaaaaaaaagaagggatgtATAACTCTGTTATAACTGTCTGCAAAGCCGCCAAAGTACATGAGCATGCAAGGCTGTAAATAATTCACTATATTAGAGAAAACGTTTCACTAATTAAAAGGTCATAATCTCTTTTTGGCCACAAAGTTGGTGGATGCTGGATGCATTCctgcttctgaaaacacagaacactgTGTGCCCTATTTATGAGAAAATAGCAGCGACTTTCGCTTCTCGACCCCGCAAGGAACTGCTCAATGAAAAATGCATCTGCCCATATTTCTGATGGATGGACCACAAAGGAATAAAGCCCGCACACAGCTCAAACTGAGTAGCAGCTCCCTGTATTCTGAtgacacagctgctgcagtgcacaacacagagctgagaaagCACAATGAGAACGGGTAAATTGGAATTAGGATATTATATTTACATAAACACATGCACGCAGTTGTTTAAAGATGCACACACGAGCTAAAAATATGCATGCACTTATTATGGACGGCTCAATAATGAATGATGCAGACTTAGAAGTGTGACATCAGCCTCAGAGGGGTAACCACATGGCTGGGGACAGATTCTGGCCCAGAACACAGAAGCAATTCCAAACAAAGAGACCAGATTGCTTTAACTTCCTATTGCTAAACGTCACACCATGAACCAAAGAAACCCCACTAGAGCTGCCCCTGCCAGGTCAGCTGgtaacaaaacacacacagaaaagagatCTGAAACTCACCTGTATGTTGCCAAAGTCCACGTTTTCATAATGGAAATGTGCACATTCAGCCATCTTCGGGAAATGACCCTTTGTAAAGGATAACCTGAAGCACACCAAAAGCACATCATAAGATGCAAATCACTGAAAGCAAGCTCAGCACCAAAGCTGCGTTATACAATCCAATTACTCATACAAAATAAGAGCTTCCTCACCCTAAAGCCAAGGGAACAGAGGGGTCTGTTGATGTGATGCACCAAAACAGCGGAGAAAGGAATTgagtgaaagaggaaaaaccAAATTGCAAAATGGCTTTTATCATTGCATCCTAAAAAACAGTGTGGCATTCCATCAACACCAAGGCCCACATCTTTAAGGAACAGTGCAGGGACAAGCAGCTCCACCttaacaaatgcatttttgcagTGCAAAGAAGCAGCCTTACACGAGACACGTAGGAAAGTAGAACGTTACCTGTGAAAGGCATCACAGCCCATCAGTCCCGGGTTGATGTATCTGAGGGTGCAGAACAAACGCTATTTAtcctctgcttttttaaaattcaaaagtGAGGCATAATTATTCCCAAGTGACTCCAGCTACAGCAATGGCTTACGGGGAGATCCTCCGGCTCTGCAGcatgctctgcttctgctgaagcTATTATAGACTCCTATAGATAACTGTGGTGGTGAGCCAATGAGATTGTCATTATCTAGCTCTCTCTTCCCACGGGAATATAAGTGGGAAGTGAGATACAGCATCTGGCTGCTCAGCACTAGAACAAAGAGCCATTTCCCTCACAGCATCAGAGCACTACGGAGAGGTAATCTGAATGCACAGAGCAATCAATACTGGGGAGCTCTGGTCCTCAAGTCAGCATCCTTAGCAAAGACAAGTCAAGTAATATTGATCGCTTTTGAGCCTCTTTACAGGTTAGGGGGTTTGAAACCTCAGCTACAAACATAATAAGTGGGTTTACATCATCTgggagagaatgagagagagagcaaaggaGGCTCAtagagaaatgaaagggaatCAGAAGGAAACCATGAATACTGCCAAAAAGAAATTGTGCAAAACCCATTCAGGGAAGAGGcacaaagaatgtgaaaaaagggaaagaacaaaatatcaaataaatatataggCCGCCCTaacatgtatatacacataaacGCACACATATGtctgtatgtgtacatatatacacatatatatactttaatGGATCAATTTCAGAGAGAAACCACAGAAGTTTAGGAATACAGTAACAGCAAGTTGAAAGTCTCCAACAGGCTTTGCCTTCATGGCAAGAAGCAGGCAAGGGACCTAAGGAAACCTCTGATCCCCACTTCCACGCTATGTACATTAGAACACTGTTTTGCAAGGATTTGAGTTGCCCTTAGTGAAGGCATTAAGGAAATCTGTCACTGACTGCCCTGGTTGTATTCCAACACAAGAGGATATCACAACTGGGAGCCCAGCAAAGgtagggaaataaaagaagagcaTTCTTACTTTTTCACATTCTTCACTTTCATACTTGCTGTGCTGCCGCAGGTCCGGAGCGGTAACTCCCCTGTGATGTCCGGGATATCTGCACCACGTGCCtgcaaaacaagcaaaggaaAGTGAGGAACTTAAAATGGGATTGCATGCTGTGGATTGCTGCTCACAAAGCATGAGCTCAAATCAATGGTGGTAAAAGCTGCACTTCTGCCTTTTAAGGGAAACTGAACCTAAGGTGATGACTTAACATGTGATTACCTCTTCCTAAACAGCTCTGTAGAGCCTTACTAATAACTCTGAGATCAGATATTTTGCTCATCGCTTCTTGTTTCTAAATAGAGATTTTCAGATGTAGAGTCCAACAAACAACACCCAACTCCATGTTCagacagctgagcagcactcaGGCACAGGCCCTAGATGGTTCCTGCAACAGAAATattgcaggaagaaaaataaacatttctttttcttctccagaatcTGGGAGACattgaaaacagtgaaacaaatcTGACAGAACCACGTGGGCCCCcaggcagcctgcagtgggCAGAGCCTTCCTGCTGACTCAGAGCAGCGTAGGCAAAACTCACACCTCCAGGAGATGTAAATGGCAGCATCTCTGCTCCAGGTTCTGCCATCCCCTCCTTCCCAGCTGAGCTCAACCTTGCTGGTTGCCTTCCCATTTCCAGCAGCATGCCCAGCTGACATGGACTACAATGAAATGCGATGCACCCACTAACTCTGGGGGCTTTTCCTATTAGATTTGAGCTCTATGGGCTGTGCAGCTGACCATAATCTGTCCAAAGGCTCAGAGCTGAGGAAAATGGGCAGAATGGTGATCCTGTGTAAGCCAACAGCTTTGGTAGAAggcacaaacagcagaaatagaaaGGTGATTagataatgaagaaagaaatctacTGCTATTTTATAAACCCTGTTCCtccaaactgaaatgcaattaCTTTCCATTTAAACCACAGGAAGCCAGCTACAGAATATCACACTTCATTCACCATTAATTTTACCTGCTTTGATCCCAAACCTGGCATGCAGGacatcaccccatatcacctcCCTCTCAAAACACTCCACAATGAGATTTGTTATCTTCTATTCTTTGTGTCACAGCAATTTCATTCTAAAAACCATTTGGAAACAGTTTATTTACACCTGAGAATTAGCTGGCTAACATCACAGGTTGGCTTCTCACTCCTTTCTCNNNNNNNNNNTGTTCTGTGAAAGCTCAGTAATTGCAGAACAAATCTGTCCATGCAAATTGTTTAGTCTGATTTTCACAGCTTAATGCCGCACCAATCAACCTGCTTTGGTCCCAAATTTGGTAAACAAATCAGGCCTTGATCCAGAACTCAGCCTGCTGGCTTCATATGCATCCtcaggctgctgtgtttggttGGAGGTTTCCTGCTGCAATGCTCCAAGCTGGGATGGTCCCACTGCAGCCTTTGTGCAACAGAGCAGCACCGACTGTGGGGCAGGCAGACATCACTGAAAGGCTTAAGCAGTTCTGAGACAAcgcctgtctgtctgtctgtccatcctcCTGGAATATAGGACACCAGGTTTAGGTCATCACAGCCACATGAGTGCTGGGTGTCCCCTGTGCCacttctgagtgctgctgttgaACCTCCCAGGGATGCCAAGTTTGAGTCTGCAGTCTTTTATCGCCTTGACTTGAAGAACTTCAGCTTTGCTCTCTCTGGCACAAAACCTCAgtcataaataatttatatctAACAACTGCACAGCAGAACATGAAGGGATTTTCTCCTAAAAGTCTCACTGCATTCATCAGCCCTCCTCCCTCACTTCCAGAATTGTAACACGATGTGAAAGCACACGTGAAATTGAAGCACTCCACTGAGCATGATGTGTTAAAGTTCATACCTGGGTGTCCTCAGCAGGGGAGAACCCCGAGCTGGGACAAAACCCATGGGTGCAGGCTCACACCAGGACACACATCCCTTAGCCAAGCCATAGTAAATACTAGATAGGCATTAGCATTGATGCATCCCCCCATCACCAGTCTCTCATCCAAACCAATCTGGAGAAACCAGACTGCTCTGGGTTCCTTTAGTAGCACATGGCCTTGTTTCTAACAGTGGCAGAGCTGAATCAAaatgctggagctgctctccatGTCAGTCCGCCCTTCCCATCATTTTCACATCCCCTTCACCCTacaaatcaaaccaaaagaCCACCACCAAAGCTCACCAGAAAGGCAGCCTTTGTCACTTTCATTTCAtcactgaagagcagcaggaaactgctgctgcagcacaagtcATCACCCAACAGCAAGAGATGCTCTACTTAATTGGAGCAACTGCAGCCACTGACAGACTCAAGTAGAGCAATTTCTTTCTACTCATACTTGAAACAGCCATGCAAGATCTCCACAATACATAAGCATGTTTTAATGCGTTGCAGCTGAGTTCTTCAGAACCACTTGAGGTACCTGGATGTATTTAAGGCAAATAAGCATCTGGTTTGTGTGCCC
This window contains:
- the LOC107324097 gene encoding rho GTPase-activating protein 32-like — protein: MMKSSLHSEEDDFVPELQRSIHPRERPDWEETLSAMARGADIPDITGELPLRTCGSTASMKVKNVKKYINPGLMGCDAFHRLSFTKGHFPKMAECAHFHYENVDFGNIQELKNLQSKPDDLLWDVFLRCETSCSHLKFVLLKYFVSHKELLWGACLDPHPSAQSPIGCSSG